Within Aspergillus oryzae RIB40 DNA, chromosome 2, the genomic segment ATGATACTGACATATTGAGGTGTTGTTAGGCAGGTAAGATCGGTATCGTACCATCGTATCTCTACGGTACGGATCTGTCACAAACAAGCACTCGAAGCGAAGACGTGCAGCACAATCTACCGCGTCCCATTCGTCCCGGATCTTAGCATATGACGGTGCCTGACGACAACATGGCCAGTGTCATTAGTAcggtatgtatggtatggaCAATACAGTCAATCCAGAGCCCTAACAGTTCACATCTCTAACAGGAGCATATTGATGCTCTACTGAATAAAAGCAAATGACAAGAAACACAGGTACATAGTacaaacaaagagaaaataagaaatcATAAATCATTGTGCGCGAAATAAACGACCAGATCCATTTAACCAACTCGTCTATTAAGCGGTGGATCCCAACCCAAGTACTTATCAGTTACTCTATCTCGTTCCAAGATGGACACTCCCCACAATTTCATAACTAGAGTTATGCCTAACTAGCAATGGACGTCAATGATTGGAGCTGACCACCTATTCAGAGCGACGATCACTGCGATTTCCGGGATAGAAAGTCAGCCTGACggtctcccttttctttcgcttcttcattttcctttgaGCCTCCCGAATAAGATGGCCTGACTGGGTTTTTCTCACCCTGGAAGTGGAACTCAACCACAACCCGTCGTCTTGCACAGCCACTGTTGGTGCTACCAGCTTTCCCCCCTCATAGGTAGGgactgttttctttttcttttggttttctcTTGCTCGGGTAATTTGAATTGAACCATTATTGAGTTTAAAAttctccccatctccaaGTAGTGACTGTTCTATATTTATACGACATGTAGAAttgatatatgtacatagaaGCACGGACAGCAATCCAAATTAAGTTTCGACACAGGtaggaaaaacaaaaggtAAATCAGACCTGTCCAAACGCCTTAACACTGTTCCGCACCTGATTAGTATTATAATCCACCAACAAATTATCCTCACAGCTCGACCCCAACCCAGCATTCTTCGTCCAAGCCGGCTCCCAGTAAAAGAACCCCGAGGCCTTCGTAGCCGTAAGAGTCTCCGCCAACCGCTGCAGGAAAGTAACCTGCCCGTCCACCGAGAAAGGAATATCCTTCAGATCCGCCGGAAAAGCAAACTCAGGACTCGAGCACTTGACCGGCCAATTCGTCTCGACCACCGCAACCTCCTTACCATACGTCGTCTGGATATTAGTGAGACTAGTCTTCAGCGAAGCAAGCGTAGCCTTCTCATTGTAGAAGGGGTAGTAGGAGACGCCGATCATGTCGAAGTCGTCGGACGTGAGGAGACCCGTGCCCAGGGCCGTGTCGTAGAAGTATTTCTGCTGGTCCCAGTCCCAGCCGTTGTCgaggtggatgaggatcttGGGCTTGGTGGCGAGCTTGGAGTCCTTTACGCCCCAGGCGCCGGAGTGCAGGAGTCGCGCGATGTTCTCGTAGTTGGGGGTCTTGCCGAGCGGCCAGAGGAGGCCGGAGGTGATTTCGTTGCCGATGGAGACGATTTCGACGTTGATCTTTTCCTCCGCGAAGGTGTTGCAGACGCTCAATGTGTATTGGTAGATCTGATCGGCTAGCGTGTTGATGTCGTCTGTGGACCAGCCGTCCGGGGTGGTCTAGGTTTTTGTTAATCTACCGCCGTGGACTATAGTAATATCGATAAGATAGtagtagaggaagaagggataTACCTGATGTTTAGGATCCGCCCAATCATCACTGTAATGGAGATCCAGGTAGATACTGGCGCCTGTCGCCGCAACCCGCTTGGCCAGGTTGACATTGTAGGTCAGGTCATAGTCGCCGTTTTTCACCCACACGCGCTGCCGGATAGAGTTGACTCCATTATCAGTCAAGATGGCTTCCAGGGCCTGGGTCTCTCCGGCCAAATTCTTGTAGGCAACGCcggccttttcttcaatgAAGACAGACGAGATATCCGCACCCTTGTAGGTGAGGGCGGCGTTAGCCAGAAGGGGAAGCGTCGCAAGAAGGTAGGAGAAGAGCATTTTGACCGCTACTCAGTCAAATCAAGTGACTTCTAAGcgatagaga encodes:
- a CDS encoding uncharacterized protein (arabinogalactan endo-1,4-beta-galactosidase), which encodes MLFSYLLATLPLLANAALTYKGADISSVFIEEKAGVAYKNLAGETQALEAILTDNGVNSIRQRVWVKNGDYDLTYNVNLAKRVAATGASIYLDLHYSDDWADPKHQTTPDGWSTDDINTLADQIYQYTLSVCNTFAEEKINVEIVSIGNEITSGLLWPLGKTPNYENIARLLHSGAWGVKDSKLATKPKILIHLDNGWDWDQQKYFYDTALGTGLLTSDDFDMIGVSYYPFYNEKATLASLKTSLTNIQTTYGKEVAVVETNWPVKCSSPEFAFPADLKDIPFSVDGQVTFLQRLAETLTATKASGFFYWEPAWTKNAGLGSSCEDNLLVDYNTNQVRNSVKAFGQV